One segment of Pseudophryne corroboree isolate aPseCor3 chromosome 10, aPseCor3.hap2, whole genome shotgun sequence DNA contains the following:
- the LOC134965541 gene encoding heat shock protein 30C-like — protein sequence MFPLSLLQSSHSPLCPCSEPALTLWPATCLIYSQLEDDMLSLRKEMERRAQRVSQACQLLAQDMDMRRRAAQSTHSAGTEITSPRTGKEGKGNFELTLDVRPFSPEELTVTTEGRRLIVTGKRDKKQDSETDGYFHEYREWRREAELPEDVIPEAVLCSLSKDGQLHFQAPRLALPAAEGRPVPITVTQTPGKGQAVPPVTQSSQGMGDSDTGAISS from the coding sequence atgtttcctctcagcctCCTCCAGTCCTCGCACAGCCCCCTGTGTCCCTGCAGTGAGCCTGCACTCACCCTCTGGCCAGCTACATGCCTCATCTATAGCCAGCTGGAAGATGACATGCTGAGCCTGAggaaggagatggagaggagagcgcagcgtgtcagccaggcttgtcAGCTCCTGGCTCAGGACATGGACATGAGAAGAAGAGCAGCTCAGAGCACACACTCTGCAGGCACTGAGATCACCTCTCCCAGGACAGGCAAAGAGGGGAAGGGAAACTTTGAGCTCACCCTGGACGTGAGGCCCTTTTCTCCTGAGGAGCTGACAGTAACAACAGAAGGACGGAGACTGATTGTGACAGGGAAACGGGACAAGAAACAGGATAGTGAGACCGATGGCTACTTCCATGAGTACAGAGAGTGGAGGAGAGAAGCTGAGCTCCCAGAGGATGTGATACCTGAGGCCGTGCTGTGCTCCCTCTCCAAGGATGGGCAGCTCCACTTCCAGGCTCCTCGTCTGGCACTGCCAGCTGCAGAAGGGAGACCTGTTCCCATCACTGTGACCCAGACCCCAGGAAAAGGACAAGCCGTCCCCCCAGTGACCCAGAGCAGCCAAGGGATGGGAGACTCGGATACTGGGGCCATCTCCTCCTGA